The Mesorhizobium loti genome includes a region encoding these proteins:
- a CDS encoding DsbA family protein, giving the protein MSNSEVTYLFDPLCGWCYGATPMLDRLSATGVRVELLPTGLFSGAGARPMDEGFAAHAWANDQRIERLTGQMFTPAYRHNVLDIRGTLLDSHAATLGISAAGLEDPSRLAALKTIQRARYVDGRDVVTIGGVAEVLAAAGMADAARLLKAPTEALLTAHRELVGRGRALFQRLHADGVPSLAVIRNDAPRLIGSNALFGSFDNLVAHIAAA; this is encoded by the coding sequence ATGAGCAATTCAGAAGTGACCTATCTTTTTGATCCGCTCTGCGGCTGGTGCTATGGCGCCACCCCGATGCTCGACAGGCTGTCGGCCACCGGCGTGCGCGTCGAGCTGCTGCCGACCGGCCTGTTCTCCGGTGCCGGCGCGCGTCCGATGGATGAAGGTTTTGCCGCCCACGCCTGGGCGAACGACCAGCGCATCGAGCGCCTGACCGGACAAATGTTCACGCCGGCCTACCGGCACAATGTCCTCGATATCCGCGGGACCCTGCTCGATTCGCATGCCGCCACGCTTGGCATCAGCGCCGCCGGCCTGGAAGATCCCAGCCGCCTCGCCGCGCTGAAGACGATCCAGCGGGCGCGCTATGTGGATGGCCGCGATGTCGTGACGATCGGCGGCGTGGCCGAAGTGCTCGCCGCCGCCGGCATGGCGGACGCCGCCAGGTTGCTCAAGGCGCCGACCGAAGCATTGCTGACGGCCCATCGCGAGCTGGTCGGCCGCGGCCGCGCGCTGTTCCAGCGCCTGCATGCCGATGGCGTGCCTTCGCTGGCGGTCATCCGCAACGACGCGCCCCGGCTCATCGGTTCGAACGCGCTGTTCGGCAGCTTCGACAATCTCGTCGCCCATATCGCGGCGGCGTGA
- a CDS encoding NAD(P)-dependent oxidoreductase: MAKVALIGASGAVGSRLLRELSDRGHTVTGIARNPEKIAALPGVTARKGDLFDEKGLAGLIRGHDVVISAVHFLDSDADTLIAAVRASGVKRYLVVGGAGSLEVAPGKRLVDTPEFPAIYKAEAQKGADFLDRLKTVDDLDWTFLSPSAMFVPGERTGKFRLGKDTLLASDKGSSISFEDYAIVMVDEIEKPAHIRQRFTVGY; encoded by the coding sequence ATGGCAAAAGTCGCTCTCATTGGTGCATCGGGTGCTGTCGGTTCGCGCCTTCTCAGGGAACTCTCCGATCGCGGCCATACCGTCACCGGCATCGCGCGCAACCCGGAAAAGATCGCCGCGCTTCCCGGCGTGACGGCCAGGAAGGGCGATCTGTTCGACGAGAAGGGTCTGGCCGGCCTGATCCGCGGCCATGATGTTGTGATCAGCGCGGTGCATTTTCTGGACAGCGATGCCGATACGCTGATCGCCGCGGTGCGCGCCTCCGGCGTGAAGCGCTATCTCGTCGTCGGCGGCGCCGGCAGTCTCGAAGTCGCACCCGGCAAGCGGCTGGTCGACACCCCTGAATTTCCGGCGATCTACAAGGCCGAGGCCCAGAAGGGCGCCGACTTCCTGGACAGATTGAAGACGGTCGACGACCTCGATTGGACGTTCCTGTCGCCATCCGCCATGTTCGTGCCGGGCGAGCGCACCGGCAAATTCCGCCTCGGCAAGGACACGCTTCTCGCCTCGGACAAGGGCAGCAGCATTTCCTTCGAGGACTACGCCATCGTCATGGTCGACGAGATCGAGAAGCCGGCCCACATCAGGCAGCGCTTCACCGTCGGCTATTGA